A stretch of DNA from Thermanaerosceptrum fracticalcis:
TATGGAGATTTTTGGCTTGAGACATAATACTATATGGTCCCGTTTCCGGTTCCCCGGGTTGTTGACCACGATGAAGCGGAGGTATTATGTATGGATTTTAAAGTGATCATCGGACTGCCGGCTTATAATGAAGAAGCAGTGCTGGGCAAGGTATTAGATAGTATGAAACAGCTTAAGGAGTTACTGGGGGAATCGTTACACATCCTAGTTGTTAACGATGGCAGTACGGATAGCACGGAAGCAATTCTCAAGAAATATGTGCGGTCATATCCCTATATCAATTACATTTCTCATTTAAAAAACCAGGGCCTGGGTATGGCCATGAAGACGCTGTTCTTTCATACTGTCAACCAGTACGGCGAGAAGGATGTTTTAATTACCCTGGATGCAGATAATACCCATAGCCCACAAATTATTCCTGCCATTATCCATAAATTAAAAAATGAAAATCTTGATTTAGTCATAGCCTCTCGCTTTGTCCCCGGCGGTAAAGAAATCGGCCTTTCCTGGAACCGTAAAGTCTACAGCCGGGGGGCCAAGCTTTTTCTGAAACTGTTTTTTCCCATTCGTAATGTTAGTGATTACTCCTGCGGTTTTCGGGCTTACAACTTAGGCTACTTGAAGAAGGCTATGAAATTATATAATGGTGAACTCATTACTACAAGCGGCTTTGAATGTATGGCGGAAATCCTGGCCCGGTTTAGTAAAATAGGCGTTAAAGCGGGGGAATATCCTTTAGTGCTTCACTATGAACAGAAAGAAGGCGCCAGTAAGATGAAAGTACAAAGAACCATCATGGGCTATTTCAGTTTGCTAAAAAAAGTAAAAAAACCTGTAGTCTATTAGGTGGAATATGAAGAATGTTACTCTTATGTTGATATCGGTTTTTTTGGGGGCCCTGGGGCAGGTTATCTTAAAAATTGGCGCTAATAAACTGGGTAATCTCTCCC
This window harbors:
- a CDS encoding glycosyltransferase family 2 protein; translated protein: MDFKVIIGLPAYNEEAVLGKVLDSMKQLKELLGESLHILVVNDGSTDSTEAILKKYVRSYPYINYISHLKNQGLGMAMKTLFFHTVNQYGEKDVLITLDADNTHSPQIIPAIIHKLKNENLDLVIASRFVPGGKEIGLSWNRKVYSRGAKLFLKLFFPIRNVSDYSCGFRAYNLGYLKKAMKLYNGELITTSGFECMAEILARFSKIGVKAGEYPLVLHYEQKEGASKMKVQRTIMGYFSLLKKVKKPVVY